From the genome of Argentina anserina chromosome 4, drPotAnse1.1, whole genome shotgun sequence, one region includes:
- the LOC126790188 gene encoding protein NETWORKED 1A-like produces the protein MATLSQSDSRRLYSWWWDSHISPKNSKWLQENLTDMDAKVKAMIKLIEEDADSFARRAEMYYKKRPELMKLVEEFYRAYRALAERYDHATGELRQAHRTMAEAFPNQVPYELADESSSGYYGPEAGPHTPEMLHPVRALFDSDDLHKDALGLSSTDLHALKRNGGSDSGISKRGLKQLKEMFDPGEESNPKVTEGRFTGGWNFHETDESKSKVQNGYSQLTSENQSLKNQLLSQSERAAKAETEIQILQKTLSEIQAEKDTVHLQYQQSLKKLSELGKELNNAQEAAGGLNERASKADIEINILKEALGELEAERDAGLHQYNRCLERISSLETMLSFSRDDAKGLNERAIKAETEAQNLSQELSKLKAEKESCFLKYKQCLEKISTLEATISVDEENARILNEQIERAESEVNSLKELVAMLTKEKESAALQFKQYMDTIAKMERALSQAQADAEKLNSEILTGAAKLKDAKEQCVLLERSNQSLRLEADGLVKKIATKDEELSDKNDEMEKLQSLMQEEHLRFVQAEATLQFLQKLHSQSQEEQKALALEFKNGLQMLKDLETSKHGMEDDMQRVKEENKSLNELNFSCTISIKNLQDEIFSMKEMKEKLEEEVKLKTDQSNALQGQISHLEDEIKGSNGRYQAIVEQVESVGLTPGCLVSSVKDLQNEKSRLEDICTRDREDREHLYEKLKDMGKLSKENAVLESSLSGLNGELESLRGKAKELQESCHFLQGEKATLVAEKFALLSQLQIITQNMHKLFEKNSSLESSLSGANIELERLRARAKSLEDLCQSLSNEKINLLNERGTLVFQLNDVEERLRSLEKRFKKLEKKYSKMEKEKESTLDAVEELRGSLHAEKRERASYVRSSESRLAGLESNVHLLQEERKLGKKEFEQELDKAVNAQIEIFVLQKFIQDLEEKNLTIYTECQRHVEASKFSDKLIKELENENLELQVEEEFLVGEIEKLRLGIYQVFRALQIETGTHEDKSEREKVLVLQILNAIKDLKSSLVRSKDEEQQLLVENSVLLTLLGELRSEGAQLESAKQTLGKEYEVMADHCAALQNDKHELLEMQRQLRLEVTEKEQKEEVLEAEVESLQGKLVTLQNAYLSLQEEQSKVLDEKRSLLKKLFDLKEEKQIIEEDNNVNFHEALAFSNLSMVLESFTIEKAVELKALADKLDDLSATNNNLKDAVGTLEEKLVVKDVENQHLNEIFQLLDNELCEANDLNGLLNHQISIGKDSLKQKTMMLSEVEEKLQMTEDLNMELCRTVEELKMEYEESKLMGRNCERQILQLSDVCTNQKNEMNSLCEANETLEDEILCKAIEKEIETLHLNETVHLLDKELCEAKDSNDQLSHQVLLGEDCLKQKTTELIEALEELRQTEDLNVELCRNVQVLKVQQEESTLTREKYEKEIVELSKDITDKNMEIESLREVNGTLEVEVGVLWEAIEEYKIREDYMSTELQERSNEFELWEAEATTFYFDLHDSAVREVFLEDKVHELTEVCERIKDEDAAKSVEILQMQERVGLLESEVGGLTAQLSAFAPAIASLRENVISLQQSAHLRKKLSVENSQQHKDDGLPNNLYQISTQDYKEQNTDIPNGLSELEEMQIMIKEVEKSVIEEAKRLSIELVEKEMVEEIERLTTMERTEASLSGDLKSKGKLNQECGNKGEEVERWNQYTDDNLKSSKPEGRLSTKDILLDHVSDCSFNGRSKRKSGRVDDKMLELWESAEQHCLQDPMTNISKNQTSPPTEDVTSYPRFANSQRTSRKSSFEVQVEKELGIDNLEVSYNIRQSSHDGRKENILERLASDAQKLTILQTSVQDLHKKVESNKKSKKINSAEYEKVKRQLHEVEDAVVQLVDANDHLKKNVEEFLSLDEQTSTELEEVGNVSRETVTEQASKGSEKIGRLQFELQNIQYVLTKWEGEKKRKGRHGFYVSRTGLLLRDFIYSGRSSSERRKKGCLCGCMRPSANVE, from the exons ATGGCAACCCTGTCACAATCTGACTCCAGACGCTTGTATTCTTGGTGGTGGGATAGCCACATTAGCCCAAAGAACTCAAAATGGCTTCAGGAAAATCTTACAG ATATGGATGCTAAAGTCAAAGCAATGATCAAGCTCATTGAAGAAGATGCAGACTCTTTTGCAAGGAGAGCAGAAATGTACTACAAGAAACGCCCCGAGCTTATGAAATTAGTTGAAGAGTTCTATAGAGCTTATCGTGCATTGGCTGAGAGGTATGACCATGCAACTGGGGAGCTTCGGCAGGCTCATCGAACCATGGCAGAAGCATTTCCCAACCAGGTACCTTATGAACTGGCCGATGAATCATCCTCGGGGTATTATGGCCCAGAGGCTGGACCTCATACACCAGAAATGTTGCATCCAGTTCGTGCCTTATTTGACTCTGATGACTTGCATAAGGATGCACTGGGACTCTCTTCAACTGACTTGCATGCTCTCAAAAGGAATGGGGGCTCTGACTCTGGAATTAGCAAAAGAGGACTAAAGCAGCTCAAGGAAATGTTTGATCCAGGAGAAGAATCTAACCCAAAGGTTACTGAGGGAAGGTTTACAGGAGGCTGGAATTTTCATGAAACAGATGAGAGCAAATCAAAGGTACAAAATGGGTACTCTCAGTTAACAAGTGAGAACCAGAGCCTAAAAAACCAGCTCCTCTCTCAATCTGAGCGTGCTGCAAAAGCTGAAACTGAAATCCAAATCTTACAGAAAACTCTGTCTGAGATACAAGCTGAAAAGGACACAGTCCATCTTCAGTACCAGCAGAGTTTGAAGAAGTTATCTGAGCTGGGGAAAGAACTCAATAATGCCCAAGAGGCTGCTGGAGGGCTCAATGAACGAGCCAGTAAGGCTGATATTGAAATTAATATACTGAAGGAAGCTCTTGGCGAATTGGAAGCTGAGAGAGATGCTGGTCTTCATCAGTACAATCGCTGTTTGGAAAGAATATCTAGCCTGGAGACCATGTTATCATTTTCCCGAGATGATGCAAAAGGACTTAATGAGAGAGCTATTAAAGCAGAAACCGAAGCTCAAAATCTCAGTCAAGAACTTTCAAAATTAAAGGCAGAAAAGGAATCTTGTTTTCTCAAGTACAAGCAATGTCTTGAGAAGATATCTACTCTGGAGGCTACAATCTCAGTTGATGAAGAAAATGCCAGAATCCTCAATGAACAAATTGAAAGAGCTGAAAGTGAAGTTAATTCACTGAAGGAATTAGTCGCTATGCTGACCAAAGAGAAAGAATCTGCAGCTCTACAGTTCAAGCAGTACATGGACACAATAGCTAAGATGGAGAGAGCACTTTCTCAAGCTCAAGCCGATGCTGAGAAATTGAACAGTGAAATTTTGACCGGGGCAGCAAAATTAAAGGATGCCAAAGAACAATGTGTTCTCTTGGAGAGGTCAAATCAGTCTCTGCGGTTAGAGGCAGATGGTCTGGTGAAGAAGATTGCAACCAAAGATGAAGAACTTTCAGACAAGAATGATGAGATGGAAAAGCTTCAGAGTCTCATGCAAGAGGAGCATTTGCGGTTTGTGCAAGCTGAAGCCACTCTCCAATTTCTGCAGAAGCTGCACTCTCAATCCCAAGAAGAGCAGAAAGCTTTAGCCTTGGAGTTCAAAAATGGGCTTCAGATGTTGAAGGATTTGGAGACAAGCAAACATGGCATGGAGGATGATATGCAACGGGTTAAGGAAGAAAATAAGAGCTTGAATGAATTGAACTTCTCCTGTACCATCTCAATTAAGAACCTGCAAGATGAAATCTTTAGCATGAAGGAGATGAAAGAGAAACTTGAAGAGGAGGTTAAGCTTAAGACAGACCAAAGCAATGCTCTACAGGGGCAAATTTCTCATTTGGAGGATGAAATTAAGGGGTCAAATGGAAGATATCAGGCTATAGTGGAGCAAGTGGAGTCAGTAGGTTTAACTCCTGGATGCCTTGTTTCATCTGTGAAAGACTTGCAAAATGAAAAGTCAAGACTAGAAGATATCTGCACAAGGGATAGAGAGGACAGAGAACATCTGTATGAGAAGTTGAAGGATATGGGTAAACTTTCAAAGGAGAATGCTGTTCTGGAGAGTTCACTATCAGGTCTAAATGGGGAGTTGGAGAGTTTGAGAGGGAAGGCAAAGGAATTGCAGGAGTCTTGCCACTTCCTTCAAGGAGAAAAAGCCACTCTTGTTGCTGAGAAATTTGCCCTGCTTTCCCAATTGCAAATTATCACTCAGAATATGCACAAGCTTTTCGAGAAGAATTCATCACTGGAAAGTTCCCTCTCTGGAGCAAATATTGAGCTGGAAAGGTTGAGGGCAAGAGCAAAGAGCTTAGAAGATCTGTGCCAGTCACTcagtaatgaaaagatcaaTCTTCTTAATGAGAGAGGCACCCTGGTATTTCAGTTAAATGATGTTGAGGAGAGACTGAGAAGCCTGGAAAAGAGGTTTAAAAAATTAGAGAAGAAGTACTCTAAAAtggagaaggagaaagagTCCACACTTGATGCAGTAGAAGAATTACGGGGTTCCTTGCATGCAGAAAAACGAGAGCGTGCTAGTTATGTTCGGTCAAGTGAATCCCGATTGGCAGGTCTGGAAAGCAATGTCCATCTCCTGCAGGAAGAGAGAAAGTTGGGAAAGAAAGAATTTGAACAAGAACTAGATAAAGCTGTGAATGCCCAGATTGAGATCTTTGTCCTTCAGAAGTTTATTCAAGATCTGGAAGAAAAGAATTTGACGATATACACTGAATGCCAGAGACATGTTGAGGCCTCCAAGTTTTCTGATAAGCTGATCAAAGAGTTGGAGAATGAAAATCTTGAGCTGCAGGTGGAAGAAGAATTCTTAGTAGGAGAAATCGAAAAGTTGAGGTTGGGAATCTATCAAGTGTTCAGGGCTCTGCAAATTGAAACAGGTACACATGAAGATAAGAGTGAGCGAGAAAAGGTACTTGTGCTGCAGATTTTGAATGCTATCAAGGACTTGAAAAGTTCTCTGGTGCGGAGCAAAGATGAGGAGCAGCAGTTGCTGGTTGAGAATTCAGTGCTCTTAACTCTACTTGGGGAGCTGAGATCAGAAGGTGCACAACTAGAGTCAGCAAAACAAACTTTGGGGAAGGAGTATGAGGTAATGGCAGACCATTGTGCTGCGCTACAAAATGACAAGCATGAGCTTCTAGAGATGCAAAGGCAGTTGAGGTTGGAAGTAACTGAGAAAGAGCAAAAGGAGGAAGTATTAGAGGCTGAAGTAGAAAGTCTTCAAGGTAAGCTGGTGACTCTGCAAAATGCATACCTAAGTTTGCAGGAAGAACAATCCAAGGTGCTTGATGAAAAGAGATCCTTGCTTAAAAAGCTTTTTGACCTGAAAGAGGAAAAGCAGATCATCGAAGAGGATAATAATGTTAATTTTCATGAAGCACTAGCTTTCAGCAACCTCTCTATGGTTTTAGAGAGCTTCACAATTGAGAAAGCTGTGGAACTTAAAGCACTTGCTGACAAGCTTGATGATCTTTCTGCTACAAACAATAATCTTAAAGATGCAGTTGGAACGTTGGAGGAGAAATTAGTGGTGaaagatgtagaaaatcaacaTCTGAATGAGATATTTCAATTGTTGGACAATGAATTGTGTGAAGCCAATGACTTAAATGGTCTACTGAACCATCAAATTTCAATTGGAAAAGATTCTCTCAAACAGAAAACCATGATGCTCTCAGAGGTAGAAGAGAAGCTTCAAATGACAGAAGATTTGAACATGGAATTATGCAGAACTGTTGAGGAGCTGAAGATGGAATATGAAGAGTCAAAGTTGATGGGTCGGAATTGTGAGAGGCAGATTCTCCAACTATCTGATGTTTGCACAAATcagaaaaatgaaatgaataGCCTTTGCGAAGCAAATGAAACTCTTGAAGATGAAATCCTATGCAAGGCtattgaaaaagaaatagaaactCTGCACCTGAATGAGACAGTCCATTTGTTGGACAAAGAATTGTGTGAAGCCAAGGACTCGAATGATCAACTAAGCCATCAAGTTTTACTTGGAGAAGATTGTCTGAAACAGAAAACTACTGAGCTTATAGAAGCATTAGAGGAGCTTAGACAGACAGAAGATTTGAATGTTGAACTATGCAGAAATGTTCAGGTACTGAAGGTGCAACAAGAAGAATCAACACTAACAAGAGAAAAGTATGAGAAGGAGATTGTGGAACTATCCAAAGATATCACGGATAAGAACATGGAGATTGAGAGCCTCCGTGAAGTAAATGGAACTTTGGAGGTTGAAGTGGGTGTCTTATGGGAAGCAATTGAAGAATACAAAATTAGAGAAGACTACATGAGTACAGAGCTGCAAGAAAGAAGCAACGAGTTTGAACTTTGGGAGGCTGAGGCCACAACTTTCTACTTTGATCTTCATGACTCTGCTGTCCGTGAGGTTTTTCTTGAAGACAAGGTTCATGAGCTTACAGAAGTTTGCGAGAGAATTAAAGATGAAGATGCTGCAAAATCTGTGGAAATTCTACAAATGCAAGAAAGAGTTGGTCTGTTGGAAAGTGAAGTTGGAGGTCTGACGGCCCAGTTGTCTGCGTTTGCTCCCGCAATAGCCTCTTTGAGAGAGAATGTAATTTCTCTTCAGCAGAGTGCCCATCTCAGAAAGAAGCTTTCAGTGGAAAACAGCCAGCAACACAAG GATGATGGCCTGCCAAATAATCTATATCAGATAAGCACTCAAGATTACAAAGAACAAAACACTGATATACCAAATGGACTATCCGAGTTGGAAGAAATGCAGATTATGATCAAAGAAGTTGAAAAATCAGTTATTGAGGAAGCGAAAAGGCTTTCAATTGAACTAGTTGAGAAGGAAATGGTGGAAGAAATCGAAAGGCTTACAACAATGGAAAGAACAGAGGCTTCGCTGAGTGGAGATTTAAAATCAAAAGGTAAACTGAACCAAGAATGTGGTAACAAAGGAGAAGAGGTTGAACGTTGGAATCAGTACACTGATGATAATCTCAAGTCGAGTAAACCTGAAGGTAGGCTTTCGACGAAAGATATTCTGCTTGATCATGTTTCAGATTGTTCATTCAATGGAAGAAGCAAGAGAAAGAGCGGTAGGGTTGATGATAAGATGCTCGAGTTATGGGAATCAGCTGAGCAGCATTGCCTCCAGGATCCAATGACCAATATTAGTAAAAATCAGACATCCCCACCAACTGAAGATGTCACCTCCTACCCTCGGTTCGCCAACTCGCAGAGGACAAGTCGAAAGTCTTCATTTGAAGTTCAGGTTGAGAAGGAATTGGGCATCGACAATCTGGAAGTGTCCTACAACATTCGACAATCAAGTCATGATGGCAGGAAGGAAAATATATTAGAGAGGCTTGCTTCTGATGCTCAGAAATTGACGATTCTACAAACCTCTGTGCAAGACTTGCATAAGAAGGTGGAGTCCAACAAAAAGAGTAAAAAGATCAACAGTGCTGAATACGAAAAGGTGAAAAGACAGTTGCATGAAGTTGAGGATGCAGTTGTGCAGCTGGTAGATGCTAATGATCACTTGAAAAAGAATGTTGAAGAGTTTCTATCTTTGGACGAGCAAACTTCCACAGAGTTGGAGGAGGTCGGAAATGTGAGCAGAGAGACAGTAACCGAACAAGCATCGAAAGGATCTGAGAAGATTGGAAGGCTGCAGTTTGAGCTGCAGAACATCCAATATGTTTTGACGAAATGGGAgggtgaaaagaaaagaaaagggagaCATGGATTTTATGTGAGTAGAACAGGTCTTCTCCTTAGGGATTTCATTTACAGTGGCAGAAGTAGTAGTGAAAGGCGCAAGAAGGGTTGTTTATGTGGTTGTATGAGACCATCGGCCAATGTTGAATAA